Proteins from one Desulfovibrio sp. Fe33 genomic window:
- a CDS encoding FAD-binding oxidoreductase, with protein MTKEAIVKEFENIAGAENVMTGETDRHAYSYDAAVLDSVMPALVVRPRTSEALGAVTKLCNDNGLPLTVRGAGTNLSGGTIPHPGGVVVLTNGLNRILEINEEDMYAVVEPGVITAQFAAEVAKRGLFYPPDPGSQAVSTLGGNVAENAGGLRGLKYGVTKDYVMGMEFWDVNGELVKSGSRTVKCVTGYNLAGLMVASEGTLGVFDKIILKLVPPAQAAKSMMAVFPSMKAASETVAAIIANKIVPATLEMMDNFTIRTVENFRGAGLPVDAAALLLIEVDGHPAQVEDEAAVVERICKENGATELKVAKDAAERDAVWQARRDALPALAKLKPTCVLEDATVPRSKIPAMIEALEEIAKKLDLTIGTFGHAGDGNLHPTILTDKRDKSEWERVEKGIDMIFDKALSMGGTLSGEHGIGLAKSKYMAQETSKATLAYARRMKSVLDPKGILNPDKIIGRE; from the coding sequence ATGACCAAAGAAGCAATTGTCAAAGAATTTGAAAATATAGCCGGTGCCGAGAATGTGATGACCGGCGAGACCGACCGTCACGCCTATTCCTATGACGCGGCGGTTCTGGATTCCGTCATGCCCGCCCTGGTGGTTCGTCCCCGGACCAGCGAGGCCCTGGGCGCGGTCACCAAGCTGTGCAACGACAACGGCCTGCCCCTGACCGTTCGCGGCGCGGGCACCAACCTGTCCGGCGGCACCATCCCCCATCCGGGCGGCGTGGTCGTCCTGACCAACGGCCTGAACCGCATCCTCGAAATCAACGAGGAAGACATGTACGCCGTTGTCGAGCCGGGCGTTATCACCGCCCAGTTCGCCGCCGAAGTGGCCAAGCGCGGCCTGTTCTATCCGCCGGATCCGGGCTCCCAGGCCGTGTCCACCCTGGGCGGCAACGTCGCCGAGAACGCCGGTGGCCTGCGCGGCCTCAAGTACGGCGTCACCAAGGACTACGTCATGGGCATGGAGTTCTGGGACGTCAACGGCGAACTGGTCAAGTCCGGCTCCCGCACCGTCAAGTGCGTCACCGGCTACAACCTGGCCGGTCTGATGGTCGCCTCCGAAGGCACCCTCGGCGTGTTCGACAAGATCATCCTCAAGCTCGTACCCCCGGCGCAGGCCGCCAAGTCCATGATGGCCGTGTTCCCGTCCATGAAGGCCGCCTCCGAGACCGTTGCCGCCATCATCGCCAACAAGATCGTCCCGGCGACCCTCGAAATGATGGACAACTTCACCATCCGCACGGTCGAAAACTTCCGCGGCGCGGGCCTGCCCGTCGACGCGGCCGCCCTGCTGCTGATCGAAGTGGACGGCCACCCCGCCCAGGTCGAGGACGAAGCCGCCGTGGTCGAACGCATCTGCAAGGAAAACGGCGCTACCGAACTGAAGGTCGCCAAGGACGCCGCCGAGCGCGATGCCGTTTGGCAGGCCCGCCGCGACGCCCTGCCCGCCCTGGCCAAGCTCAAGCCCACCTGCGTGCTTGAGGACGCCACCGTGCCCCGCTCCAAGATTCCGGCCATGATCGAGGCCCTGGAAGAAATCGCCAAGAAGCTCGACCTGACCATCGGTACCTTCGGCCACGCGGGCGACGGCAACCTGCACCCCACCATCCTGACCGACAAGCGCGACAAGTCCGAGTGGGAACGCGTGGAAAAGGGCATCGACATGATCTTCGACAAGGCGCTGTCCATGGGCGGTACCCTGTCCGGCGAACACGGCATCGGTCTGGCCAAGTCCAAGTACATGGCCCAGGAAACCTCCAAGGCGACCCTGGCCTATGCCCGCCGCATGAAGTCCGTCCTCGACCCGAAGGGCATCCTCAATCCCGATAAGATCATCGGCCGCGAATAG
- a CDS encoding L-lactate permease produces the protein MSIEVLALVALLPILVALVLMVGMRWPATKAMPLAWLTAAAGAVLVWSLPVAYVAALTLQGFVTAIGILIIVFGAILILRTLQHSGGMETIQHGMQNITPDRRIQAIIIGYMFAAFIEGAAGFGTPAALAAPLLLSLGFPPLAAAIICLVFNSFPVTFGAVGTPVVLGLKFLAPGVEAAVQSGAPGVNFTNMGDFIMLVGQWATVMNVAMIFILPIFMLGFITRFFGPERSWKPGFAAWKFCIFAAVAFTVPYLVFAWNVGPEFPSLIGGLLGLGIIIIGAKKGFCMPKTSWNFGDPAKWDPEWTGSVSADASEFKAHMSQFKAWLPYILIGIILVVTRIPELGLKSMLAGQAIKFSNILGFESVSASIAYLYLPGTIPFTLVALLTVFIHGMPGEKVKLAWSQAFKTMKNPTIALFAAVALVSIFRGSGIADAALNPSSYPSMPLALAKAVAGIAGDAWPMFASFVGGLGAFITGSNTVSDLLFAEFQWGVASQLELPRQIIVAAQAVGGGMGNMICIHNIVAACAVVGLSGMEGAILKRTVWPFLLYGVVVGIVASLMSFVFLPGLF, from the coding sequence ATGTCTATTGAAGTGCTCGCATTGGTCGCACTGCTGCCCATCCTGGTGGCGCTCGTGCTCATGGTCGGTATGCGCTGGCCCGCCACCAAAGCCATGCCCCTGGCGTGGCTCACCGCCGCCGCCGGCGCTGTCCTGGTCTGGAGCCTGCCTGTCGCCTACGTCGCCGCCCTTACCCTGCAAGGGTTCGTGACGGCCATCGGCATTCTCATCATTGTTTTCGGCGCGATCCTGATTCTGCGCACCCTTCAGCATTCCGGCGGCATGGAGACCATCCAGCACGGTATGCAGAACATCACCCCGGACCGCCGCATCCAGGCGATCATCATCGGTTACATGTTCGCCGCCTTCATCGAAGGCGCCGCCGGTTTCGGCACCCCCGCCGCACTGGCCGCCCCGCTGTTGCTCTCCCTGGGCTTCCCGCCCCTGGCCGCAGCCATCATCTGTCTGGTCTTCAACTCCTTCCCGGTCACCTTCGGCGCAGTCGGCACCCCCGTCGTCCTGGGCCTCAAGTTCCTGGCCCCCGGAGTGGAAGCCGCCGTTCAGTCCGGCGCACCCGGTGTGAATTTCACCAACATGGGCGACTTCATCATGCTCGTCGGCCAGTGGGCCACCGTCATGAACGTGGCCATGATCTTCATCCTGCCGATCTTCATGCTCGGTTTCATCACCCGCTTCTTCGGCCCCGAGCGTAGCTGGAAGCCCGGCTTCGCCGCCTGGAAGTTCTGCATTTTCGCGGCCGTCGCCTTCACCGTCCCCTACCTGGTCTTCGCCTGGAACGTCGGTCCCGAGTTCCCGTCCCTGATCGGTGGTCTGCTCGGCCTGGGCATCATCATCATCGGTGCCAAGAAGGGCTTCTGCATGCCCAAGACCTCCTGGAACTTCGGCGACCCGGCCAAGTGGGACCCCGAGTGGACCGGTTCCGTTTCCGCCGATGCCTCCGAGTTCAAGGCTCACATGAGCCAGTTCAAGGCATGGCTGCCCTACATCCTCATCGGCATCATCCTGGTCGTGACCCGTATCCCCGAGCTCGGCCTCAAGTCCATGCTCGCCGGTCAGGCCATCAAGTTCTCCAACATTCTCGGCTTTGAAAGCGTCAGCGCCTCCATCGCCTACCTGTACCTGCCCGGTACCATTCCGTTCACCCTGGTCGCCCTGCTGACCGTGTTCATCCACGGTATGCCCGGCGAAAAGGTCAAGCTCGCCTGGTCCCAGGCCTTCAAGACCATGAAGAACCCGACCATCGCCCTGTTCGCGGCGGTCGCCCTGGTGTCCATCTTCCGCGGTTCCGGCATCGCCGACGCCGCCCTGAACCCGAGCAGCTACCCGTCCATGCCCCTGGCTCTGGCCAAGGCCGTCGCCGGTATCGCGGGTGACGCATGGCCCATGTTCGCCTCCTTCGTGGGCGGCCTCGGCGCGTTCATCACCGGCTCCAACACCGTGTCGGACCTGCTCTTCGCCGAGTTCCAGTGGGGCGTCGCCTCGCAGCTTGAACTGCCCCGCCAGATCATCGTGGCCGCCCAGGCCGTCGGTGGCGGCATGGGCAACATGATCTGCATCCACAACATCGTGGCTGCCTGCGCCGTCGTCGGCTTGTCCGGCATGGAAGGCGCAATCCTGAAGCGCACCGTATGGCCCTTCCTGCTGTACGGCGTCGTCGTGGGAATCGTCGCCTCGCTCATGAGCTTCGTCTTCCTGCCCGGCCTGTTCTAA
- the nifJ gene encoding pyruvate:ferredoxin (flavodoxin) oxidoreductase: MSKMKTMDGNTAAAWVAYAMSETAAIYPITPSSTMGEIADEWAAQGRKNIFGQTVEVRQLQSEAGAAGAVHGGLAGGALTTTFTASQGLLLMIPNMYKIAGELLPCVFHVSARALAAHALSIFGDHQDVMACRQTGFAMLASASVQEVMDLALVSHLATIEASVPFVSFFDGFRTSHEIQKIETIDYEDMKPLLNMEKVAEFRNRSMNPEHPDIRGTAQNPDIYFQGREASNKYYEAIPAIVEEYMAKVSALTGRNYKPFDYVGAADAERVIISMGSSCETIEEVVNHMVEDGEKVGLIKVRLYRPFSAKHFLAVLPETAKFVSVLDRTKEPGSLGDPLYQDISTVFLEQGNGPVVIAGRYGLGSKEFTPAMAKAVFDNMATDAPKSHFTVGIEDDVTNASLVTTGTLDTTPKGTVQCKFWGLGSDGTVGANKQAIKIIGDNTDMYAQGYFAYDSKKSGGITISHLRFGHSPIQSTYLVTSADYVACHNPSYVHLYDVLDGIKDGGTFVLNCPWTADQMDKELPAAMRRTIAQKNLKFYTVDAVKIAGEVGLGGRINMVMQTAFFKLADVIPFEQAVSLLKDGIDKAYGKKGPQIVEMNCAAVDKAADAIVPIAIPASWADLADDAKADTDEPDYVKNIMRPVLAQKGDDLPVSVFSVDGTMPLSTSKYEKRGVAIKVPEWIADNCIQCNQCAFVCPHSALRPVLVTDDEMKNAPASFVAVEAKGKDVKGLRYRMQVNTMDCLGCGNCADICPAKEKALVMKPIATQTGAEVPNFDFTETVSYKDAFKRDSVKGSQFKQSLLEFSGACAGCGETPYVKVLTQLFGERMIIANATGCSSIWGASAPSTPYCTNSDGFGPAWGNSLFEDAAEFGFGIEMGVTNRRKTLIAKCETAAASATGEVKAALEGWLAAKDDAEGSAEAGATLKAALEGADDALLKEIAAGSDLFTKKSVWIFGGDGWAYDIGYGGVDHVLASGKDVNILVMDTEVYSNTGGQASKATPLGSIAKFAAAGKGTGKKDLGRMAMTYGYVYVASVAMGADKQQMLKAFKEAEAYNGPSLVICYAPCINQGIKKGMGKTQLEQKLAVASGYWPLYRFNPELTEQGKYPFTLESKAPDGSLQEFLSGENRYAMLERFHPELSKAFREKLEKDYADRYAILTHMADADFSKAEMDEPAACETGVSAEAPGSGEPCDDGR; this comes from the coding sequence ATGTCCAAGATGAAAACGATGGATGGCAACACCGCCGCCGCCTGGGTGGCCTATGCCATGAGTGAAACCGCCGCCATCTACCCCATCACGCCCTCGTCCACCATGGGCGAGATCGCGGATGAATGGGCGGCTCAAGGCCGCAAGAATATTTTCGGGCAGACCGTCGAGGTCCGCCAGCTGCAGTCCGAGGCAGGCGCCGCGGGCGCGGTGCACGGCGGTCTCGCCGGCGGCGCGCTGACCACCACCTTCACCGCATCTCAGGGCCTGCTTCTGATGATCCCGAACATGTACAAGATCGCCGGCGAACTGTTGCCCTGCGTCTTCCACGTGTCCGCTCGCGCCCTCGCCGCCCACGCCCTGTCCATCTTCGGCGACCACCAGGACGTCATGGCCTGCCGCCAGACCGGCTTCGCCATGCTCGCTTCCGCTTCCGTCCAGGAAGTCATGGACCTCGCCCTGGTCTCCCACCTGGCGACCATCGAAGCCAGCGTGCCTTTCGTGTCCTTCTTCGACGGCTTCCGGACCTCCCACGAGATCCAGAAGATCGAAACCATCGACTACGAAGACATGAAGCCCCTGCTGAACATGGAGAAGGTGGCCGAGTTCCGCAACCGCTCCATGAACCCCGAGCATCCGGACATCCGCGGCACCGCCCAGAACCCGGACATCTACTTCCAGGGCCGCGAAGCCTCCAACAAGTACTACGAGGCCATTCCGGCCATCGTCGAAGAGTACATGGCCAAGGTTTCCGCCCTCACCGGCCGCAACTACAAGCCCTTCGACTACGTCGGCGCCGCCGACGCAGAGCGCGTCATCATCTCCATGGGCTCCTCCTGCGAGACCATCGAGGAAGTGGTCAACCACATGGTTGAAGACGGCGAAAAGGTCGGCCTGATCAAAGTCCGCCTGTATCGTCCGTTCTCCGCCAAGCATTTCCTTGCCGTGCTGCCCGAGACCGCAAAGTTCGTGTCCGTGCTCGACCGCACCAAAGAGCCGGGCTCGCTGGGCGATCCGCTGTACCAGGACATCAGCACCGTGTTCCTGGAACAGGGCAACGGCCCCGTCGTCATTGCCGGCCGTTACGGCCTGGGCTCCAAGGAGTTCACGCCCGCCATGGCCAAGGCCGTGTTCGACAACATGGCGACCGACGCTCCCAAGTCCCACTTCACCGTGGGTATCGAGGACGACGTCACCAATGCCTCCCTCGTCACGACCGGGACCCTGGACACCACCCCTAAAGGCACCGTCCAGTGCAAGTTCTGGGGTCTCGGTTCTGACGGAACCGTCGGCGCCAACAAGCAGGCCATCAAGATCATCGGCGACAACACCGACATGTACGCGCAGGGCTACTTCGCCTACGACTCCAAGAAGTCCGGCGGCATCACCATCTCCCACCTGCGCTTCGGCCACTCCCCCATCCAGTCCACCTACCTGGTCACCTCGGCCGACTACGTGGCCTGCCACAACCCGAGCTACGTGCACCTGTATGACGTCCTCGACGGCATCAAGGACGGCGGCACCTTCGTGCTGAACTGTCCCTGGACCGCCGACCAGATGGACAAGGAGCTGCCCGCCGCAATGCGCCGCACCATCGCGCAGAAGAACCTGAAGTTCTACACCGTCGACGCGGTCAAGATCGCGGGCGAAGTGGGACTGGGCGGCCGCATCAACATGGTCATGCAGACCGCCTTCTTCAAGCTGGCCGACGTCATTCCCTTCGAACAGGCCGTCAGCCTGCTCAAGGACGGCATCGACAAGGCTTACGGCAAGAAGGGCCCGCAGATCGTCGAGATGAACTGCGCCGCCGTCGACAAGGCCGCCGACGCCATCGTCCCGATCGCCATCCCGGCCTCTTGGGCCGACCTGGCCGACGATGCCAAGGCCGACACCGACGAGCCCGATTACGTCAAGAACATCATGCGTCCGGTCCTGGCCCAGAAGGGCGACGACCTGCCGGTTTCCGTCTTCTCCGTGGACGGCACCATGCCGCTTTCCACCTCCAAGTACGAAAAGCGCGGCGTGGCCATCAAGGTCCCCGAGTGGATCGCCGACAACTGCATCCAGTGCAACCAGTGCGCCTTTGTGTGCCCCCACTCCGCCCTGCGTCCGGTGCTGGTCACCGACGACGAGATGAAGAACGCTCCGGCTTCCTTCGTCGCCGTCGAAGCCAAGGGCAAGGACGTCAAGGGCCTGCGCTACCGTATGCAGGTCAATACCATGGACTGCCTGGGCTGCGGCAACTGCGCCGACATCTGCCCGGCCAAGGAAAAGGCGCTGGTCATGAAGCCCATCGCCACCCAGACCGGCGCTGAAGTGCCCAACTTCGACTTCACCGAGACGGTCTCCTACAAGGACGCCTTCAAGCGCGACTCCGTCAAGGGTTCCCAGTTCAAGCAGTCGCTCCTGGAATTCTCCGGCGCCTGCGCGGGCTGCGGCGAGACCCCTTACGTCAAGGTGCTGACCCAGCTGTTCGGCGAGCGCATGATTATCGCCAACGCCACGGGCTGCTCCTCCATCTGGGGCGCTTCCGCACCTTCCACCCCCTATTGCACCAACAGCGACGGCTTCGGTCCCGCCTGGGGCAACTCCCTGTTCGAGGACGCGGCCGAATTCGGCTTCGGCATCGAGATGGGCGTCACCAACCGCCGCAAGACCCTGATCGCCAAGTGCGAAACGGCCGCAGCCTCCGCCACCGGCGAAGTCAAGGCCGCCCTTGAGGGCTGGCTGGCCGCCAAGGACGACGCCGAAGGTTCCGCCGAAGCCGGCGCGACCCTGAAGGCCGCCTTGGAAGGCGCCGACGACGCCCTGCTCAAGGAGATCGCCGCCGGTTCCGACCTGTTCACCAAGAAGTCCGTGTGGATCTTCGGCGGTGACGGCTGGGCCTACGACATCGGTTACGGCGGAGTGGACCACGTCCTGGCTTCCGGCAAGGATGTGAATATCCTGGTCATGGACACCGAGGTGTACTCCAACACCGGCGGACAGGCCTCCAAGGCCACCCCGCTCGGCTCCATCGCCAAGTTCGCCGCCGCGGGCAAGGGCACCGGCAAGAAGGACCTGGGCCGCATGGCCATGACCTACGGCTACGTCTACGTGGCCTCCGTCGCCATGGGCGCGGACAAGCAGCAGATGTTGAAGGCCTTCAAGGAGGCCGAGGCCTACAATGGCCCCTCCCTCGTCATCTGCTACGCTCCGTGCATCAACCAGGGCATCAAGAAGGGCATGGGCAAGACCCAGCTCGAACAGAAGCTGGCCGTCGCTTCCGGCTACTGGCCGCTGTACCGCTTCAACCCCGAACTCACCGAACAGGGCAAGTATCCGTTCACCCTGGAATCCAAGGCTCCCGACGGAAGCCTCCAGGAATTCCTGTCCGGCGAAAACCGCTACGCCATGCTCGAAAGGTTCCACCCGGAACTGTCCAAGGCGTTCCGCGAGAAACTGGAAAAGGACTACGCCGATCGTTACGCCATCCTCACCCACATGGCCGATGCTGACTTCAGCAAGGCCGAAATGGATGAGCCTGCCGCGTGCGAAACCGGTGTGTCGGCCGAAGCTCCGGGTTCCGGCGAACCCTGCGATGACGGCAGATAA
- a CDS encoding DNA-3-methyladenine glycosylase I, giving the protein MADFATYCDLCAAREADDLDRIYHDTRYGFPVEDDNELFALLILEINQAGLSWRTILNKESNFRKAFDGFDISTVAAYGESDRTRLLADAGIIRNRLKVDAAIHNAKAVLGLQREHGSFKAWLDAHHPLDKQDWVKLFKTRFKFVGGEIVGEFLMSSGYLRGAHAESCPVHRKILKAGPPWATIPRG; this is encoded by the coding sequence ATGGCCGATTTCGCCACCTATTGCGACCTCTGCGCCGCCCGGGAGGCGGACGACCTGGACCGCATCTATCACGACACCCGGTACGGCTTCCCCGTGGAGGACGACAACGAACTGTTCGCCCTGCTCATCCTGGAGATCAATCAGGCCGGGCTGAGCTGGCGGACTATCCTCAATAAGGAAAGCAACTTCCGCAAGGCGTTCGACGGGTTCGACATCTCCACCGTGGCCGCCTACGGGGAATCGGACCGGACCAGACTTCTGGCCGACGCCGGGATCATCCGCAACCGGCTCAAAGTCGACGCCGCCATCCATAACGCCAAGGCCGTCCTCGGTCTGCAACGCGAACACGGCTCTTTCAAGGCGTGGCTTGACGCCCATCACCCGCTGGACAAGCAGGATTGGGTCAAGCTCTTCAAGACCCGCTTCAAATTCGTGGGCGGGGAGATCGTGGGCGAGTTCCTCATGAGCTCCGGCTACTTGAGAGGCGCGCACGCCGAGTCCTGCCCGGTTCATCGAAAAATCCTGAAAGCCGGACCGCCCTGGGCCACCATTCCGCGGGGCTGA
- a CDS encoding sigma-54-dependent transcriptional regulator, which translates to MADILIIDDDLEVCETMESLINRLPHECASAHTLDSGLRMMRKKAFDVVFLDVRLPDGNGLGILPDIMALPDPPEVIILTGKGDPDGAELAIRGGVWDYLLKPSSIREISLTLGRALKYHEEKRGRDGDRDLEMKGVVGESPIIKSSFNLLSQAARSESNVLITGETGTGKELFASTIHANSKRKTGNFVVVDCAGLTESLLESTLYGHRKGAFTGAQNDRIGLIKLADGGTLFLDEVGEMPLSMQKAFLRVLQERTFRPVGDTREQTSDFRLVAATNRDLDDMVEKGTFRSDLLYRLKTMHIHLPPLRERPEDIKALATYRVNHLCRQYSMPPKSFGSDFHPSLESYEWPGNVRELFNILERAVVTSGNEKTLYAMHLPRELRIRVAKAQIERMTNDNPEEEARTSDYTEPVRKIGQDIFEDIFEQELPTLRDFKSTAEKVYLGELIRQCDGDLPRILEVSKLSRSHFYGLLKKYGLSL; encoded by the coding sequence GTGGCAGACATTCTGATTATAGACGACGACCTCGAGGTCTGCGAAACCATGGAGAGCCTGATAAACAGGCTCCCGCACGAATGCGCCTCCGCACACACCCTGGACTCCGGACTGCGGATGATGCGCAAGAAGGCCTTCGACGTGGTCTTCCTGGACGTGCGCCTGCCCGACGGCAACGGCCTCGGCATCCTGCCGGACATCATGGCCCTGCCCGACCCGCCCGAAGTGATAATACTGACGGGCAAGGGCGATCCCGACGGCGCGGAACTGGCCATCAGGGGCGGCGTCTGGGACTATCTGCTCAAGCCGTCCAGCATACGCGAAATATCCCTGACCCTGGGCCGCGCCCTCAAATACCATGAAGAAAAGCGGGGCCGCGACGGCGACCGCGACCTGGAAATGAAAGGCGTGGTCGGCGAAAGCCCGATCATCAAGAGCAGCTTCAACCTTCTGTCCCAGGCGGCCCGGTCGGAGTCCAACGTGCTCATCACCGGCGAAACCGGCACCGGCAAGGAGCTGTTCGCCTCCACCATCCACGCCAACTCCAAACGCAAGACGGGCAATTTCGTTGTCGTGGACTGCGCCGGGCTCACGGAATCCCTGCTGGAATCCACCTTGTACGGACACCGCAAGGGCGCGTTCACCGGAGCCCAGAACGACCGTATCGGCCTTATCAAACTGGCGGACGGCGGCACCCTGTTCCTGGACGAGGTGGGCGAAATGCCCCTGTCCATGCAGAAGGCTTTCCTGCGCGTCCTGCAGGAGCGGACCTTTCGCCCGGTGGGTGACACCCGCGAGCAGACCAGCGACTTCCGGCTTGTTGCCGCCACCAACCGCGACCTGGATGATATGGTCGAAAAGGGGACGTTCCGTTCCGACCTGCTGTATCGGCTCAAGACGATGCACATCCATCTGCCGCCCCTCAGGGAGCGTCCCGAGGACATCAAGGCCCTGGCCACCTACAGGGTGAACCATCTCTGCCGCCAATACTCCATGCCGCCGAAGTCCTTCGGGTCGGACTTTCATCCGTCCCTGGAGAGCTACGAGTGGCCGGGCAACGTCCGCGAACTTTTCAATATCCTGGAACGCGCCGTGGTCACGTCGGGCAACGAAAAGACGCTCTACGCCATGCACCTCCCGCGCGAACTGCGCATCCGGGTGGCAAAGGCGCAGATTGAGCGCATGACCAACGACAATCCCGAAGAGGAGGCCCGCACATCGGACTACACGGAGCCAGTCCGGAAAATCGGACAGGACATCTTCGAAGACATATTCGAACAGGAGCTGCCGACGCTTCGAGACTTCAAGAGCACCGCCGAAAAAGTCTACCTGGGCGAACTCATCCGCCAATGCGACGGCGACCTGCCGCGCATTCTCGAAGTCTCCAAGCTCTCCCGTTCCCACTTCTACGGCCTGCTCAAGAAGTACGGCCTGTCCCTCTAG